From a region of the Salinispira pacifica genome:
- a CDS encoding HAD-IIB family hydrolase → MAESKKDERKMHQREPARTEDGTIIKLFSSDLDGTLLGKPDATLAFHHTWNALREGRGETRGPSSGDSAPLLVYNSGRLLPHTIEAIKSSYLPDPDYLICGVGTVIYDYRKREYIKVFSDTLNAGWNLDTVQKVMRGFPELEFQPSKYQNQFKSSWYFHDAPPRRIDEIKKALEDEGLSVNVIYSSSRDLDILPLYANKGNALNWLAEWLGIQVEETLVAGDTGNDNSMFQISGVQGIIVENAQPELLLETIKRPTYVATKPFADGVLEGLIHFGVITSVVDVSDEELSHKNFDPVLHNVLRSDSFKALSSDQSDYINTAYKEAVEVLKRNITPIGFSACSLNDNTFETTDENYRSIWARDGSITVINSLSVDDPDIRRCQRATLQTLLEHTSTRGQVPSNVRIDSVTPDYSGVGDIASIDSGLWLVIAFYHYIRQTRDYEYLRNWGDEIKNIMNWLEAQDSNNDSLLEIPEAGDWMDLFGRSYNVLYDEVLWYYANLTHGRIAELLGDYNLAGYRLRQAQLIKETINRKFWPSIHNDQTRNFSEQQYALGDTHYLLAEITPFDFDWRCDVYGNILAGLFNVLSNERAKTAFNFMWGVGVNEPSPVVNLYPPVQSGDPHWRTYYTVNLLNLPDHYHNGGAWPFVGAYWVMFINRLGLRDLAQQELYRLAQMNHLGIEADWEFNEWVHGKTGRPMGKRYQAWSAAGFIGAHYNLQLELSE, encoded by the coding sequence ATGGCTGAATCGAAAAAGGATGAACGAAAAATGCACCAGCGGGAGCCCGCCAGAACAGAGGACGGAACCATTATTAAACTGTTTTCCTCAGACCTTGACGGCACCCTTCTTGGAAAACCCGATGCCACTCTGGCCTTCCATCATACCTGGAATGCTTTGAGAGAAGGTCGGGGTGAAACCCGGGGCCCCTCATCCGGGGATTCCGCACCTCTTCTGGTGTACAACTCCGGCCGCCTTCTGCCCCATACCATCGAAGCCATCAAATCCAGCTATCTCCCGGATCCTGATTATCTGATTTGCGGGGTAGGCACGGTCATTTACGATTACCGCAAGCGGGAATATATCAAGGTATTCTCCGACACTCTCAATGCAGGGTGGAATCTGGATACCGTACAGAAGGTGATGCGGGGATTTCCTGAACTGGAGTTTCAGCCCAGCAAATATCAGAATCAATTCAAATCCAGCTGGTATTTTCATGACGCTCCTCCCCGGAGAATCGACGAGATCAAAAAAGCGCTGGAGGATGAAGGGCTCTCGGTGAATGTGATCTATTCCTCAAGCCGGGATCTGGATATTCTTCCCCTCTATGCCAATAAAGGGAATGCCCTGAACTGGCTGGCAGAGTGGCTCGGGATTCAGGTGGAGGAAACGCTGGTTGCCGGGGATACGGGAAACGATAATTCCATGTTTCAGATTTCCGGTGTGCAGGGAATCATCGTGGAGAACGCCCAGCCCGAACTGCTTCTGGAAACCATTAAACGTCCCACCTATGTGGCCACCAAACCCTTCGCCGACGGGGTGTTGGAAGGGCTGATCCATTTCGGCGTGATTACCTCAGTGGTGGATGTAAGCGACGAGGAACTGAGTCACAAAAATTTCGACCCGGTGCTCCACAATGTGCTGCGCTCCGACTCCTTCAAGGCTCTCAGCAGTGATCAGAGCGATTATATCAACACCGCCTACAAAGAAGCCGTGGAGGTGTTGAAGCGTAACATCACCCCCATCGGATTTTCTGCCTGCAGTCTGAACGACAACACCTTCGAAACCACCGATGAGAACTACCGCAGCATCTGGGCCAGGGACGGATCAATTACCGTCATCAACTCCCTTTCGGTGGACGATCCGGATATCCGCCGCTGTCAGAGAGCCACCCTCCAGACCCTTCTTGAGCACACCTCCACCCGGGGGCAGGTTCCCAGCAATGTGCGCATAGATTCGGTCACCCCCGACTATTCAGGGGTTGGGGATATCGCATCCATCGACAGCGGACTGTGGCTGGTAATTGCCTTTTATCATTATATCCGACAGACCCGCGACTATGAGTATCTGCGTAACTGGGGAGATGAGATCAAGAATATTATGAACTGGCTGGAAGCCCAGGACAGCAATAACGATTCCCTCCTTGAAATTCCCGAGGCGGGAGACTGGATGGATCTGTTCGGCCGCAGCTACAATGTTCTGTACGATGAAGTTCTCTGGTACTATGCCAATCTCACCCACGGCCGTATTGCGGAGCTTCTGGGGGATTACAATCTTGCAGGCTACCGTCTCAGGCAGGCCCAGCTGATCAAAGAAACCATCAACCGGAAGTTCTGGCCTTCGATTCACAATGATCAGACCAGGAATTTTTCCGAACAGCAGTACGCCCTGGGGGACACCCATTATCTTCTGGCGGAAATCACCCCCTTCGATTTTGACTGGCGCTGCGACGTATACGGAAATATTCTGGCGGGCCTTTTCAATGTGCTGAGCAATGAGAGGGCGAAAACCGCTTTCAATTTCATGTGGGGTGTGGGTGTGAACGAGCCTTCACCTGTTGTGAACCTCTATCCTCCGGTACAGTCAGGAGATCCCCATTGGCGAACCTATTACACGGTGAACCTCCTCAATCTGCCGGATCATTATCACAACGGCGGAGCCTGGCCGTTTGTGGGAGCGTACTGGGTGATGTTCATTAACCGTCTGGGGCTGCGTGACCTTGCCCAGCAGGAGCTGTACCGTCTGGCCCAGATGAATCATCTGGGAATTGAGGCGGACTGGGAATTTAATGAGTGGGTGCACGGGAAGACCGGCCGTCCCATGGGAAAACGCTACCAGGCGTGGTCGGCCGCCGGCTTTATCGGGGCCCATTACAATCTTCAGCTGGAGCTCAGCGAGTAG